The Rhinolophus sinicus isolate RSC01 linkage group LG17, ASM3656204v1, whole genome shotgun sequence DNA segment TCATAGGCCCTATTCACCTCCCTTCCCATTTAAGAGACAAGAGGAAGGTAGAAGGACATGGGTAAATGAacatatcctttttttctttctttttttcctctctctccaataaacaaatgaaaacccaTGTGTTTCCCTTCTCCTGTTTCCCTCCCTATCAGAGATCAGTATGTTGAGGAATTCACAAGGAATTAAAACAGAGAAAGCAACATGAATGGAAAGATTGACcaaaacaaatagcaaataagACTTACATTCACAACCTTAAAAGTACTGCTGATCAAAACAAAATTGCTGTCTCGAAAAGAGtactgcacccccatgttcactgcagcattacttccaaaggccaagacatggaaacaatctaagagTCCACtgaaggatgaatgaataaagagaatgtgatatacatatatatacatacatatgtgtgtgtgtgtatatatatatatgtacatatatatgtatatatatatatgtatatatataaaaaatcggccatagaaaaagaaggaaatctcaccgtttgtgacaacatggatggaccctaagggtattatgctaagcaaaataaatcaaagacaaatactgtatgatcttatTTAAATACGGAATCTAAAACATTGAACTAATAGAAAGAATAGGTCAGTGGCTACCAGAGGTGGTGGCCCAGTTCGATTTCCAGTGTTATGTTCATTAGTTATATTTAGTCTGTGCTCTAGAATGTTTGAAATGTCAACTGGCCCATCAGCCAGCATGCCTTTACTAGCATCTTGATCACTATTAATCACGACATCTATGATTCTTTCTTCAGACTAAAGTCTGCAGTGTAACAAAACGCCCAGATTTTACCGTCACTGGCCAATGGGAGGTGGTCACTCTGTGTGAAGGGAAACAAGAGGCCACCATCTTTGATGCCGTCATGGTCTGCACTGGGTTTCTCACTGACCCATATTTGCCACTGGATTCCTTTCCAGGTACAGCACTGTCTGCAACTAACCTTACTTTGTCTCCTGGGAGCCATCCTGATACTCGATTGCTCTGGGAATGAATTCCTATGTCTCCTCCATTAAATAAAGCTGTGAGGTAACAGGGGTTTTTCTTCACCAACCAGCTTTGGGTTTTCATATGTTCCAAATGACCTACGAGTACCAAAAAGTAGGATGAATAATTAACGAGCCGTTTTATACTTCGCTGAGGTTCAACGTCCCTCCTTAAGTGACTGGCAGCCCTTGGGAAGTCTTCTAAGATGGGGGATGCTTAGATAAGTTGGGAACCTAAACACATTGCCAGCATTGAGTTTAGAAGCCAAAGGGCAATCAgtgaataaaggaaaaaggacatttgtttgtttgtttatgagtCCTAGTAATGAACCAGATCAGAGGTTTATGGCACTGGACCATAGCCAACAGGGAGATAAGTCTTAGGAGGCAAGTTAAGACATCTTTGGGTCTctgttgctttttctgtcttttgcaaCCATGAATCATGTTAAGCTATGTCAAACATCAATTGGACTGCAACTCAGAGGGAATGGAAAATGTAATGGGATGATTTATTTTATCTGCAGTAAAGGgttcaaaaagttaaaacttcAGGAAATGTTTCTCTAAATATGTCCTGTACTGATCCCAAGGCTTATTTGCTAATAAACTCATGTACTTCCAATGATCCTTGGTTATTCAAGTCAGGTCAAGTTAAAATAAAGCATATCCTGCATACTGCCCTAGAAGACAATCACCGAAGGAAAGCACCAAGTTCAGTCTTCTTCCTAATGCAGGAAACTCTTCTCCAATATCCCTGAGAGAAGCTCAACAGCCTCTGCTTGAATACGATCAACAGTGACCTCTTATCATCCCACAAGACAACCCAATCCTTCGTCAGTTGTTTTCTGCAGAGAAAATTCCTGAGCGGCGAGCTACTCCAAACTCCCAGGAAGGAGTGCCTGGTACAGGGTCACACAGAGAATCCAGAAAGTTCCATGGCATAGAAAGGACATTGCATTTGTTTAGCACCTACAGTATTTAGCATGAGATGCTAAGAATGTAGACGTGGAGAAGACACCATGTCGCCTGTATGAAGGAGTGGGATTTTATAGGAGTCCGATGGAGGAATCACAGTCTGCGTGTACCAATCCTCATTTTACAACAAACTCATGTACCTCCAATGGCCCTGGATCTGCCCCCCAGATGTCACTCGAGTCAGGTCAGATTAGGATACAGCATATTCTGAAAGCAACTGAAACAATGTACCCAGTTTGACTGGGATCAGCTTGGGACCCAGGAGATGTAGATTCGAGGCTATACAATTCAGAGCTAAATAATCTTGGGCTTTCCACTTAACATTTCTaaacctttgttttttttcacccaTAAGTTGAGGGGCTCTTGTTCCTTGGTTGTGAAAAGCTCTctataaatcaaatattaatatataagatATTACTGCCCCATTGAGTTCTATCAACCTTTAAAGGGTAATGACTCCTTACCCTTTTCTTAATTAGTCTTTCTGCCATGATATTTCAACTCAGTAGTTAATCATCTAGTAAATAAAACTAGAGGCCTATCTAGTGCAATGGAGTAAGTACCTCCATTCAATAAACAATCACTCACTAATTGCTCTATCTTATAACGTCATGTATTCGtatttcagattttctttaaattgaatatGCTATTATAAACAACCTAAACCACTGTCAAAAGGATGTCACTAATTGAacaatatttatgttttgttcactgatccTATAAATTCcctatttgactttttttttctataggtaTAAATACCTTTAAAGGCCAGTACTTTCATAGCCGACAATATAAATATCCAGATCTATTTAAGGACAAGAGAGTTCTGGTGATCGGAGTGGGAAATTCTGGCACAGACATTGCCGTGGAGGCCAGCCATGTGGCAAAGAAGGTACCAGTCTTTATTTATATCTATAAAGGCTTTGGGGGGTATTCTTTatagatttaaatgttttttttatttccattatgatTGCTTTTTAagtcatgaataattttttaacatttttttatttttcaattacagttgacattcaatattatattagtttcaggtgtgcaatataGTGGgtagacacttatataacttacaaggtgacccccccaataagtctagtaccccttgacaccttacatagttatACAATAGTATTGATtctatttcctgtgctgtacttcacatctctgtgactattttctaactgcCAAGAAGTACCACTCTTGATGTTATTAACGAAGAACTTTAAGACACAGACCTCAGACAAACAGTGTGAGACACCATGATAAATGCTGAAAGGAACTCAAAATGCCTGAaacatatagatttttaaaagtacttttaaaacagatttgtaaagtatttttttaaaggttaataaATTTTACTGTAAATTCCAGGTGTCACCTTTCCTCCAAAACCTACTTCTGGGACTTCctattttggttgttttcctaCTCAGCCAATGAGAGCTCCTGAAGCCATTAGTTTCTCACCTAGTTCCATAGGTCAGAAAATCTTGGCAGCTTCTCCTTGCTAAGATGTCCCATTTGCTCCCTCCTTTCCTTATGAATTGCCACCACCATCATCAGATCCGTACCACCTCACACTAAGGCTGTTGTTGCATTTTCCTCCTCATATTAACTGTAAAAATAGTCAATATTTATTGTGCTTTACTAAATGCTTTACTGCACTACCTCAACCTATCATCGAAACAAGCCACTGAAGGGTACTGATAGTGAGTGCCCTgatgacagatgaagaaactgaggcttacagcGCTTGAGGAACCTACCTAAGGTCACAACCTTAGCAGCAGGTAAAGCCAGTTTTCAAATCCAAGCCTCTTTAATTCAAAGCTCCTGACCCTAATTCTACCCTGCACCCCACCCCTAAGTCCATCTTCCCACACATGACAATCCATCCAGGTGCCCAATCACCAACAAAGAAATCCTCTGAACAGTATGCTCTTATTACAACATTCtcatgtttagaaaaaaatttccaataaatccctttacttaaaaaaagataatacaattGCAGATGTATTAGCTCTGCATTATAAGGTTCTCTACAATCTGGTCCAAGTCCGCCATTTTCATTTTGTCCCCCGCCCCTACTTTTCTGCGTGGTCATCAGCTGCAGTCTGACAGGTGTACGCTGAGCCCTTTCCAAtccctgtgcctctgttttcccCCTTGCTCACACCACACACCCCCTTCCACAGTTCCCTCTTCTCTTTTATTACAATCTACACGTACACGCTCAGCAACCTCACCACAACACAAAGCGCTCTCTCCTTAGTAAGAATTTATGTAATGATTGTCACTTACACTCGTCAGTTGGCACTTTGTAAGTCTTATTATTGCTAATTACGTTGTtgagtatatattttctttccaactatGCTATAAACTCATTGAGAGCCATTCTCCCAACCAATCCTACCAGTTGTTGGCTTCTGATGTGCTGAATGTTGTGCCAGACACACTGCAGACACACTGGAGAatgccaacaacaaaaaaaggttcCCGCTATCATGGAGCACGTAGTCGTGGGGAAAACAGATGCCAAGTAAATAAGTGTAAATTCCTGGATCAATAATTGCAAGAGTCAAAGTAGCTACAAAGAAAACAGATCGGGAGTATGTAACTTTCATATTCCCTTCTGGGACTTTCGCAAAAGGACTCGATGACTGATCTGTTAGATAGAGTTGGAAAGACAGAAGTTTGGTGGAGTTTTccgaaggaagagaaaggaggccctgaaataaaaattaacacagTCCCCTCCATTATGACCACCACACGTGGGTagcatattattatttctatttttctaattgtttggaaatgttttcaaTCAGAAAACTTGCTTTGGCAGTCATAGTATCATTTCTATATCAAAAAAGAAACTCATCTCAATTTAGAACACAACTCATATCTAATAAAATGTCCTATCTGATTCTGCATCAGGACACAGAAAGAGGCAGGTTCAGTGCAAATATGGCTAATATCAAAATCATGGAAACACTTGTAGTTCTTGCCCCACATTTCTTGTATTGCACATACTGCTCCATTATAAggccaaacaaaatatataacaaaacaaacacagtCGCTCTGGTCCCCATGCCCCAGGATTTGGGGGGGAAAACATCTGTTAAATCAGTTGTTTTGGATCTGTGAAGTAACAGATTGGTTGAATTTTTTTGAGTTTCAACCAAAACAAACTGTATTAATGAATTCAATGTCAGTTCAAACAGTAGTTTCTGTTGAAACCCTTTGTGGACCACTTTCAACTGCAACCATTCCCTGTTCTTACTGCCtacaaccatgtttccccgaaaataagacctagccggaccatcagctttaatgcgtcttttggagcaaaaattaacataagacccagtattgtattatatattatgttatagtatagtatattatattatagtatagcatagtatagtacagtaaagacctggtattatactatattatacctggtcttatattatattacataagacctggtcttatattaaaataagatcgggtctcgtattaatttttgctccaaaagatgcattagagctgatggtccagctaggtcttattttcgaggaaacacggaaTTAGTAGTGAACAACAGTGTAACCACAGGCGCTCACCACAGTATCTCGTTCCCCAGTGTCTAGCACTGAAACTGACAGATAATAAGCGCTCAATAATATACCCTAAGGCATCTTAATTCTCGAGACACTCAAACCATCACCcccaaataactttaaaataggaGCTGGAGGGGCCAAAACTATCTTGTCAGAGATGTATTCTGAGGGGGGCAGATGTCTGGGTGTCATTTAATTAGTGCGACTTCTCGACTCTCTGCCCAGGCCAGCCCTGTTCACGTGCTAGCCTGAGTGACCCTCTTCGGTTGCTTGCAGGTATTTCTCAGCACCACTGCAGGGGCCTGGGTGATGAGCCGAGTCTCCGACTCGGGGCTCCCGTGGGACATGGTGTTCATGACGCGATTTCTGAACATGATCCGAAATTCTCTCCCAACTCCAATTGTGAGTTGGTGGATGGCAAGAAAGATGAACAGCTGGTTCAATCATGCAAATTACGGCTTAGTACCAGAAGACAGGTAAGTATGATGTATCTTGTTGTACCTGCTGGGGGCTAGTCAAAAGAAGGCATGTTAGTCCTTCCCGAGGCATGTCCAAACCTGGCAGTAACATGAGAACATGACTGAAGACGCAGGAAAACTTCATACAAGCTTACTCGATCCTAATAGCTAACAGTTTTTGAGTTCTtggtaagtgaaatcatgtattTCATCGTGTCAACAACCCTTAAAGTGAGTATTATAATCTCCCTTTCATCATGGGtgaactgaggcttagagaagttcggtgacttgcccaagctcactTAGCAGTAAATGAACTCTGTGGCCTAGGCAagttccctgagcctcagctgcAGCAATCTAAAGTGAATGATTTGTCTGTGACTCGACCAAAGCAACACACTTGCCTTGTTTCACTGGGCAGGACAAATCAAATCCTATAGTTTCCCTTCGCCATCACTCTAATAGCAGTACCGTCTTGACCTTGTCAAGATGACCTTGATTTCAGTCTGCCCTATCTGCTACCACCTACGACTGACCCGTTAACAAGAATGAATGGTTTTACTTCCTTATTCATTAAGTTTGTACAATGAGGTTCCATCGCCAGAGTGACCACAGTCTGATCCCCCCTCCCCAGTTTTTACTCTGGACCAGCATGGACCAGGTGGCACTCAAGCCGCCGTTGATGGCACACAGCCCCCTTCCTACTACACAcacctcttctttcctcttgccCCCTTCATCCTTCTCTTATATACCTTCCCCTCTCCttgctcttcccttccctccattgtctccatcttttccttcctttctcttaccTTCCCTCTTCTGCCTCCTACCTCCAAGCCTCTCTCAGAGGTTTCCAGAGCTGTTCACCAGAGCTTTTTCTACCATAAGCTTTATCTAGCCTGAATCTAGCTCATGGGACTATAAAGCATTCCACTTAATCCCATAAACTCCAGAAACTGAAAAGAGCCTGAGGAATGTTCATTCTTGATCTCTTAGATTTAGTAAATCCTTTACCATTCCCAAAGTTCTTACATATACTATACTAGTTCATGTCTCTCCATCCTACCCAAAGAACTAAGGATGGCAAGTGTTAGTATCCCTATTTGACAGATAAATAAAAGCAAGCCTAGAGGGAGCGAATGACCTTCCCAGCCTCTTAAACAGAAATAGTGCTCTTCCCACTTTATGACACACTCTCTTGCTGTGGATTCCCCATACGCCAAACATGGAGCAGTTTATTTCATTCACATCATCTCATTAGGGGTTTCTGTAGTGATTCACAGCCAGAACAAAATCATTCTGCCCTGGCCTTGTGAGCACATGCCTGGTTTCCTGGTACAGCTGCTTCCCAGGAGAGAGCTTTCGAGGTGCCAGCAGATCTAGAAGCCTCTGCTTCTCCTTGCAGTCCTTCAGCACTCAGCTATGTCCCAAATCACAGTGATGGCTGAATGCTGAAATTCAGCAAGGGAAGCAGGGCTTCCAAACCCTAGTAAATGGTAAGCACGTGTCATCATCCTTCTTGGTCACTCAGGAATCCCTCCCACAGAGGTAACGTCTCTCCAGACTGGCACCTCCGAAGATGGCAGTGGcctgggctgggggaaggggggaagggcgccctcacccccctcccatgAGCAATACATACGGATACACAAAGCAATTACTCCTGTGAGATAGCCAAGCGCTGCACGAACAGCTTCTGACAGCAaacaggagaaagagacagaacagAAAAGACCGAAAGCGCGCGGGAACCCTGAGGGCAGCGGGAACCAGTGAAGGCCATTGCTACCTATGTCCCCTTCCCctccacggggtggggggggcggtaGCTCCACTGGGGGCGTTGGCCTACCTGCGGGATCCCCAGAGCAGGCCTCAGCTACCATGCCTGGAGCCTTTTGCCTCGGAACAGAGGGAGCAAGTGGGAGCAGCTGGGAAGGCGAGCACCTGTTTTGCGTGCTCCTGCCAGCAGGCCAGTGTCCGGGGTACAGGTGTGCATGCTCCGCTCCACGCCGCTTCCCAAACTACTCGgctgtaacaaatgcaccactctaGTGTGGGATCTCggtggtgggggaggctgtgcatgggTGGGGGGCAGGATATATGAGAAATCTCTACTTCCAATTCAATTTTGCCATGAACCTAAAACTGCAATGAGAGATAACgtttattccaaaaaaaaaaatgttttttaagctcaggaataaagaaaagatggGCACGTCCTGCTTAGCCAGGGGCAGAGTCCCCCAGTGAAGAAGGAAGGAGGCGGCGGCGGGAGGGCTGGCTGCATGGTCACGGGCCATCTCTCATGTTCTTGTTTAGGACGCAGCTGAAAGAGTTTGTGCTAAATGATGAGCTTCCAGGCCGTATCATCACCGGGAAAGTGCTCATCAAGCCGAGCATAAAAGAGGTGAAGGAAAACTCTGTCATATTTAACAACACCCCAAAGGAAGAGCCCGTTGATATCATTGTCTTGGCCACTGGATACACCTTTGCTTTCCCCTTCCTGGATGAGTCCGTAGTGAAAGTTGAAGATGGTCAGGCATCGCTGTATAAGTACATCTTCCCTGTGCATCTGCAAAAGCCAACCCTGGCTGTGATCGGCCTCATCAAACCCTTAGGCTCCATGGTACCCACAGGAGAAATGCAAGCTCGATGGGCTGTACGAGTCCTGAAAGGTAAGGAAGTGCGTGAGACATAGCAGGGCGGACGTCTTATTTTGTTTACTGGAAATTTTGAGAACCGCCCTCGCTCCTACCCAAAACATCAGAATCTGTAAAAGCAGGATTCATTCGATTGCTCACTGAAGTACACGATCATAACGAATGTATGCCATTACTGGCACAAAAGGTGAATCGGAGGTGAAAAATTATAAGCTGTGCCTACCTGTCATTTTGACTGAATCAACTGGCTCAGTTCATATTGAAAAGTTCAGTCACCTGAATGACAAAACTCTGGCAAAGCAGTTGTGAGGCTCAGTCATGTCAAGTAAGCAGTGAGATGGTCAGAGGCTTGTCTTTGCAGCGGGAGCATGTTACCAGAACAGATGAGTAGACTCGTTCTAGAACTAAAGATGAGCAGTAAAGCACCTTTACCCACTATGGAAGCACCTACACCTCAAGTTAAATGgcctttctttgtctgttttatagGCGTGAATAAGTTACCACCAGCATGTGTCATGATAGAGGAAGTTaatgcaagaaaagaaaacaggccCAGCGGGTAAGTTAATGACTTATGCATCCTTTTGGAATCATAACTGAAATTGGTAAAAACAGTAGCAAAGAGAGATGAGAATCACACCAGATGGAAAAAAAGCACCTGAGTCTAAAAGAAAAAACTAGGATAGTCTAtttaaggagaaaggaggaaaaggggaattGAGAAATTTTAACGTCACAATATCATCACTTCAAACCTTGGTCATCTAATACCACATGGAGTTTGGATTCTAAAGCAAACATAATTAACCCTCCTCTACCAGGTACGTTATTCCGTAATCAGCAGGTGAACAGTTGTTCCATCCACTCTGACACTAGAAGGgtctgctcattcattcattcattcattcattcaataaatctGTATTCAGCTCTGTTGTTTTGTTCAGACACAATGCTAAAGCCAGAGTTGGAAAACTATGGCCTGTGAGCCAAAGTTACCGACcacctatatttttctttcacatgttTAAATGgctggaagaaaaagaatattttatgatgGGTGAAAAGTATATGACATTTGAAAAGTAAATCACAGTGGCCATAAAGTTTTATGAGAACATACcaacactcatttatttacatcttatctatggctgctttccagTTACAACCGCACAGCTGAGTAGTTGAGATAGAGACCATAAAATGGCCctcaaagcctaaagtatttgcCCTCTGGCCTTTTGCAGAGTAAGTTTGTTGATCCCTTCCCTCGAGCAGAGGTTTCCATTTGTGCTGTACTCTTTGGCTAACATTCAAGGACTGCTGATAAAGGAAGGGAGGTGGCCAATGAAGAAGGGAGTATtggggaccccccccccccactcctaATCTAACTAAAACATCTCTGGTTTTATCTGTTTTGCTGTTTATCTGTTTTGGGCTATGATACaaattttgccttaaaaaaaaaaaaaaaaggtttctaaggacaaaaaaaagttttaaaccaCTGCATAAGTTGAGGAAACAACTCCATCTAGACTCATTTATAAATATGAACTACCATCCAAAAACcatggaaataaagaaacaaagaaagagcaaaaaaagaaaaaagaaaagattctttATCACTTCTTTCATTCATATAGACTTTCAGACTTCAGGTGTTGTTCTATTTTCATGCACATCCCAAAACAGTACAAGCATTTTGGATGTCTCTTCTTCATCCTCCCCCTGGAACATGATTTGATGTCTGTTATGGAATTCTAGTATAACATAGAAAATTAATTAGAGCCACACAACGTAAAAGCTTCTTTTCACATAGCTCAGTCAATGATTTTAGAGTCTAATACCAGCATTACACGGAATTCCACCCTAATGATTTTTGCTGCTTTTTATATTACACAAATATGTATAGCAATAATTGAGTTTTAGAAAGATTTAGGAATagcaaaattatgtaaaatatattttttttagaaattgctGATCATTTGATGAAAGAACGAATACTAGAGGCATTGAGAGCATTTGGAGAACCACATGTATGGAGTATCTTTTCAAGGAACCcttcttgtattaaaataatgcaGTGAGACCACTAGACAGCTATGAGCGTGGAGGGAAGAATACAGAAAACCATTCCAAATTTTGCAACACAATTGTTTGCTTTTGGCAATTTAACTTGCTCTAGGTTATCGTTATTTTATCGTTTCGTCTTCCCTTTTATCCCCAATCTTCCTTTTATAAAGGTTTGGCTTGTGTTACTGCAAAGCTTTACAGTCAGATTATATCACATACATAGACGACCTTCTGACCTCTATCAATGCAAAACCCAATCTGTTCTCCATGCTGCTGACGGATCCACGCCTGGCTTTGACCATCTTCTTTGGCCCATTCACACCATACCAGTTCCGCTTGACTGGCCCGGGGAGATGGGAAGGAGCCAGAGATGCCATCTTGACCCAGTGGGACCGAACTCTCAAGGCCACCAAAACTCGAATTGTACAAGAATCCCCATCCCCCTTTGCAAGCTTACTTAAACTCTTTAGCTTTCTGGCTTTGCTTGGGGCCATTTTCCTGACCTTCCTATAAATGAAAGATGACCAAAATGACTTGTCAGATGCACAGAGTAGATTCCCCTGCCTGCCTTTGAATCTCTGCCAAGCACTAGTGACAGTAGCTGAGTTTCTTGCTATTAAAAAGGTCTGTCTTCGTGGGGAAGGCTGACGTACATAACTTAACCAATGAGAGATCCCAGACAAGGAAATGTCAGttgatttgtccaaagtcacagagctcaTAAGTGGCTGAGTCAGGACATATGTCTCCAGAGCACAATCCAGGGCTTTAAGTCCATCTAGAGTTTCCAGTGTTCTTAATAGTGATACCATAAAGGTCATATTACAAGGATATCACTCCATGAAAATATCTATACATCTGTCTCCCTTTCTCGCTCTGCCTATGAGTGTGTGGCGACCTGCCTTCTGGGATTTGGCAGGTCTTTTCCTTAACGTACACCACTGTGTTTCTAAATCTCCACATGAatcatttctctgtttctccctccttcctcatctATGACCGTGACCATGCTGGACGTACTGCAGGGCCACAGTGCAGAACAGACTCAATAGAAAGAACGGGTCCTCATGCCTAGTCTTGAAATTATTCCATAAATCACACTGGGAAACatattgggttttttttattcccattcattaaaacattaatttagttAGGTCCCAGAATTCTAGTAAAAGAGGAAACATATTAAACACTGGTTTCTTGCACACATCCTTTAAATCAGGGCTTCTG contains these protein-coding regions:
- the FMO1 gene encoding flavin-containing monooxygenase 1, translated to MAKRVAVVGAGVSGLAALKCCLEEGLQPTCFERSDNLGGLWRFTDHVEEGRASLYKSVVSNSCKEMSCYSDFPFPEDYPNYVPNAQFLEYLKMYANQFNLLKCIQFKTKVCSVTKRPDFTVTGQWEVVTLCEGKQEATIFDAVMVCTGFLTDPYLPLDSFPGINTFKGQYFHSRQYKYPDLFKDKRVLVIGVGNSGTDIAVEASHVAKKVFLSTTAGAWVMSRVSDSGLPWDMVFMTRFLNMIRNSLPTPIVSWWMARKMNSWFNHANYGLVPEDRTQLKEFVLNDELPGRIITGKVLIKPSIKEVKENSVIFNNTPKEEPVDIIVLATGYTFAFPFLDESVVKVEDGQASLYKYIFPVHLQKPTLAVIGLIKPLGSMVPTGEMQARWAVRVLKGVNKLPPACVMIEEVNARKENRPSGFGLCYCKALQSDYITYIDDLLTSINAKPNLFSMLLTDPRLALTIFFGPFTPYQFRLTGPGRWEGARDAILTQWDRTLKATKTRIVQESPSPFASLLKLFSFLALLGAIFLTFL